One window from the genome of Amblyraja radiata isolate CabotCenter1 chromosome X, sAmbRad1.1.pri, whole genome shotgun sequence encodes:
- the ppcdc gene encoding phosphopantothenoylcysteine decarboxylase isoform X1, protein MLESNLPPAPVVSGLAGGMRRVLVAASGSVAALKLPVIVAALQQLPEVEVKVVTTEHAKHFFDPADVPAKIYSDADEWEMWKQKTDPVLHIELRRWADLMVIAPLDANTLGKIASGICDNLLTCVVRAWDLKRPLLFCPAMNTVMWEHPITAVHIQTLKSFGYIEVPCIVKKLVCGDEGKGGMAEVSTIIEKVQDCLEQLHSHRLTEAQQQ, encoded by the exons atgTTGGAGTCCAACCTCCCTCCTGCCCCAGTGGTGAGCGGGCTGGCTGGCGGGATGCGGCGGGTGCTGGTGGCGGCGAGCGGTAGCGTGGCGGCGCTCAAGCTGCCTGTCATAGTGGCGGCACTGCAGCAACTGCCGGAG GTTGAAGTAAAAGTGGTGACCACAGAACATGCCAAACACTTCTTTGACCCCGCAGATGTTCCTGCTAAAATATATAGCGACGCAGATGAGTGGGAG ATGTGGAAACAGAAGACCGATCCTGTCCTGCACATTGAGCTGAGAAGGTGGGCAGATCTAATGGTGATAGCCCCCTTGGATGCCAATACCCTGGGGAAAATAGCCAGCGGCATCTGTGACAATTTATTG ACCTGCGTAGTCCGAGCCTGGGATCTGAAGCGGCCGCTACTCTTCTGCCCAGCCATGAACACTGTAATGTGGGAGCACCCCATCACAGCCGTACACATCCAGACACTGAAGAGCTTTGGTTACATTGAAGTGCCATGCATTGTGAAGAAACTGGTTTGTGGAGATGAAG GTAAAGGGGGAATGGCAGAGGTATCAACAATCATAGAGAAAGTGCAAGACTGCTTGGAACAATTGCACAGCCACAGGCTCACAGAGGCACAGCAGCAATAA
- the ppcdc gene encoding phosphopantothenoylcysteine decarboxylase isoform X2, which produces MRRVLVAASGSVAALKLPVIVAALQQLPEMWKQKTDPVLHIELRRWADLMVIAPLDANTLGKIASGICDNLLTCVVRAWDLKRPLLFCPAMNTVMWEHPITAVHIQTLKSFGYIEVPCIVKKLVCGDEGKGGMAEVSTIIEKVQDCLEQLHSHRLTEAQQQ; this is translated from the exons ATGCGGCGGGTGCTGGTGGCGGCGAGCGGTAGCGTGGCGGCGCTCAAGCTGCCTGTCATAGTGGCGGCACTGCAGCAACTGCCGGAG ATGTGGAAACAGAAGACCGATCCTGTCCTGCACATTGAGCTGAGAAGGTGGGCAGATCTAATGGTGATAGCCCCCTTGGATGCCAATACCCTGGGGAAAATAGCCAGCGGCATCTGTGACAATTTATTG ACCTGCGTAGTCCGAGCCTGGGATCTGAAGCGGCCGCTACTCTTCTGCCCAGCCATGAACACTGTAATGTGGGAGCACCCCATCACAGCCGTACACATCCAGACACTGAAGAGCTTTGGTTACATTGAAGTGCCATGCATTGTGAAGAAACTGGTTTGTGGAGATGAAG GTAAAGGGGGAATGGCAGAGGTATCAACAATCATAGAGAAAGTGCAAGACTGCTTGGAACAATTGCACAGCCACAGGCTCACAGAGGCACAGCAGCAATAA